One Aliiroseovarius sediminilitoris DNA window includes the following coding sequences:
- a CDS encoding GcvT family protein — MSLPNHARVVIIGGGVIGCSVAYHLTKLGWKDVVLLERKQLTSGTTWHAAGLIGQLRSSSNMTKLAKYSADLYLGLEAETGVATGMRQCGSVSVALTDERKEELYRSAAMARAFGVPCEELSPAEVKERYQHINLDGVAGGIWLPTDGQADPANIALALVKGARQRGAVVKERTKVTGVVRDGRKVTGVNWVSDDGSDQGTIACDMIVNCAGMWGREVGKMAGVNVPLHACEHFYIVTEGISGLTQMPVLRVPDECAYYKEDAGKILLGAFEPNAKPWAMDGIPDTFEFDQLAEDFDHFEPILEAACNRMPMLAEAGIHTFFNGPESFTPDDAYHLGLAPEMDNVWVAAGFNSIGIQSAGGAGMALAQWMEDGQKPFDLGDVDISRMQPFQGNQHYLYERSKETLGLLYADHFPFRQKATARGVRRTPFHRHLLDQGAVMGETAGWERANWFARDDQAREYEYTWGRPNWFDNAAAEHNAVRENVGMYDMSSFGKIRVEGPDAEGFLNHVCGADMSVPVGKIVYTQFLNTRAGIEADVTVTRLSETAYLVVTPSGTRLADESWMRRHVGEARVMITDVTAGEGVLAVMGPNSRALLQRVSPADFSNDANPFGTAQEIELGMGLARAHRVSYVGELGWEIYISSDMAAHAFETIFEAGQDVGLTLCGMHMMDSCRIEKAFRHFGHDITCEDHVLEAGLGFAVKTDKPDFIGRDAVLAKKDEGLSQRLVQFKLTDPDHLLYHNEPLIRDGEIVGYLSSGGYGHHLGAAIGMGYVPCKGETVADVLASSYEIDVAGTRVKAEASLKPMYDPKSERVRA, encoded by the coding sequence ATGAGCCTTCCCAATCATGCCCGTGTCGTCATCATCGGTGGCGGCGTCATAGGGTGTTCCGTTGCCTATCACCTGACCAAGCTGGGGTGGAAAGATGTGGTTCTGCTGGAACGAAAGCAGTTGACGTCCGGCACCACATGGCATGCGGCGGGCCTGATCGGGCAGTTAAGGTCGTCGTCGAACATGACCAAGCTCGCCAAATACTCGGCGGATTTATATCTGGGACTCGAGGCAGAAACAGGTGTTGCGACCGGGATGCGGCAGTGTGGTTCGGTATCGGTCGCGCTGACGGACGAGCGCAAAGAGGAGCTTTACAGAAGCGCCGCCATGGCCCGCGCCTTTGGTGTTCCGTGTGAAGAACTGTCGCCCGCCGAGGTGAAAGAGCGCTATCAGCACATCAATCTGGACGGTGTGGCAGGTGGCATCTGGCTGCCCACCGATGGGCAGGCCGATCCCGCCAACATCGCATTGGCTTTGGTGAAGGGCGCGCGACAGCGGGGCGCGGTGGTCAAAGAGCGCACAAAGGTGACAGGCGTTGTTCGGGATGGGCGCAAGGTGACGGGCGTGAACTGGGTGTCTGACGATGGGTCAGACCAAGGGACGATCGCCTGTGACATGATCGTCAATTGCGCGGGGATGTGGGGCCGCGAGGTCGGCAAGATGGCCGGTGTGAACGTGCCGCTGCACGCCTGCGAGCATTTCTATATCGTGACCGAGGGGATTTCGGGCCTGACCCAGATGCCCGTGCTGCGGGTGCCGGACGAATGCGCCTATTACAAGGAAGACGCGGGGAAAATCCTGCTCGGGGCGTTTGAACCGAATGCCAAGCCTTGGGCGATGGACGGTATTCCCGACACGTTTGAATTTGACCAGCTTGCCGAGGATTTCGACCATTTCGAACCCATCCTGGAAGCTGCCTGCAATCGGATGCCGATGCTGGCCGAGGCAGGCATTCACACCTTCTTCAACGGACCCGAAAGCTTCACGCCGGACGATGCCTATCACCTTGGCTTGGCACCCGAGATGGACAATGTCTGGGTGGCCGCAGGTTTCAATTCGATCGGCATCCAGTCGGCGGGTGGCGCCGGAATGGCGTTGGCACAGTGGATGGAGGATGGGCAAAAACCCTTCGATCTGGGCGATGTCGACATCAGTCGGATGCAGCCGTTCCAAGGCAACCAGCACTACCTTTATGAGCGGTCAAAAGAGACATTGGGTTTGCTTTATGCCGACCACTTCCCGTTCCGCCAGAAAGCCACCGCGCGTGGTGTGCGGCGCACACCGTTTCACCGGCACCTGCTGGATCAAGGCGCTGTCATGGGTGAAACGGCTGGGTGGGAGCGCGCCAACTGGTTTGCCCGTGATGATCAGGCCCGCGAATACGAATACACTTGGGGCCGCCCCAACTGGTTCGACAACGCCGCCGCCGAACATAATGCGGTGCGCGAAAACGTGGGCATGTATGATATGTCGTCCTTCGGGAAAATCCGTGTCGAAGGCCCGGATGCGGAAGGCTTCTTGAATCACGTTTGCGGAGCGGACATGTCCGTGCCCGTCGGCAAGATTGTTTATACCCAGTTCCTGAACACCCGCGCGGGGATCGAGGCGGATGTGACCGTCACCCGCTTGTCCGAAACCGCCTATCTGGTGGTCACGCCCTCCGGCACGCGTCTGGCGGATGAGTCATGGATGCGCCGTCATGTCGGCGAAGCCCGCGTCATGATCACCGATGTGACGGCGGGCGAGGGCGTGCTGGCTGTCATGGGGCCGAATTCCCGTGCGCTGTTGCAGCGCGTCAGCCCGGCGGATTTCAGCAATGATGCAAACCCGTTCGGCACCGCGCAAGAGATTGAGCTGGGCATGGGCCTGGCCCGCGCTCACCGCGTGTCTTACGTGGGCGAGCTGGGATGGGAGATATATATCTCGTCCGACATGGCCGCTCATGCGTTCGAGACGATATTCGAAGCCGGGCAGGACGTGGGCTTGACGCTTTGCGGGATGCACATGATGGACAGTTGCCGGATCGAGAAGGCATTCCGCCATTTCGGCCACGACATCACCTGCGAGGACCATGTGCTTGAGGCCGGGTTGGGCTTCGCGGTCAAGACCGACAAGCCGGACTTCATCGGGCGCGACGCGGTGCTGGCCAAGAAAGACGAGGGCCTGTCGCAGCGATTGGTTCAGTTCAAGTTAACCGACCCGGACCACCTGCTTTATCACAACGAACCGTTGATCCGTGATGGTGAGATTGTCGGTTACTTGAGTTCAGGTGGCTACGGGCACCACCTTGGAGCGGCCATCGGGATGGGCTATGTGCCGTGCAAAGGCGAAACGGTCGCGGATGTTCTGGCCTCAAGCTATGAAATCGACGTGGCTGGCACGCGGGTCAAGGCCGAGGCATCATTGAAGCCTATGTATGACCCAAAATCGGAACGGGTGCGCGCATGA
- a CDS encoding GlxA family transcriptional regulator, which produces MTGETPKSPIQVDILVADGFVLTEFTAAVELLRTANRVTARETFRWRWLSRRGGPITCRAGITIDTTPYEAKPTADYVFVLGNSDPDAPDLSLRREIKAYQWAGTRVILLSEAASRYIAETGEQLMSHTTHWENRALLNERGTPGMGSYALAADDGQITTSAGMGATYDLVLGMLGGHISAAAVATVADIFLHETIRTPATLQPFGGKEMSRSGNRSLDQCIELMQANLEEPLRISELVGYLNISERSLERQFRKHFGTTPNAYYRELRLNQANTLLLKTSMSVREVGLACGFPNGFSSMFARHFGITPTVLRRTRAPAG; this is translated from the coding sequence GTGACAGGTGAAACGCCGAAATCACCCATCCAGGTTGATATACTGGTCGCAGACGGTTTTGTCCTGACCGAGTTCACTGCCGCCGTAGAGCTGTTGCGCACCGCCAACCGCGTGACGGCGAGAGAGACCTTTCGCTGGCGATGGCTGTCCAGACGCGGCGGTCCGATCACCTGCCGCGCGGGCATCACCATCGACACAACGCCGTACGAGGCCAAGCCAACGGCGGATTACGTGTTCGTGCTTGGCAACTCTGACCCTGACGCGCCCGACCTGTCGCTGCGGCGCGAGATCAAGGCTTATCAATGGGCTGGCACCCGCGTCATTCTGCTGTCGGAAGCAGCCAGCCGTTATATCGCCGAAACCGGCGAGCAGTTGATGAGCCACACCACCCATTGGGAAAATCGCGCGCTCTTGAATGAACGCGGCACGCCCGGCATGGGGTCTTATGCCCTTGCCGCCGATGATGGGCAGATCACCACTAGCGCGGGGATGGGGGCGACCTATGATCTGGTGTTGGGGATGCTTGGGGGCCACATCAGCGCCGCCGCCGTGGCGACGGTCGCGGATATCTTCCTGCATGAAACCATCCGGACCCCCGCCACACTCCAGCCTTTTGGGGGCAAGGAAATGTCGCGCAGCGGCAATCGCTCACTGGACCAGTGTATCGAGTTGATGCAGGCCAATCTGGAAGAGCCGCTGCGGATATCCGAGCTTGTGGGCTATTTGAACATCTCGGAACGATCTTTGGAGCGTCAGTTTCGCAAGCATTTCGGAACCACACCCAATGCCTATTACCGCGAGTTACGCCTGAACCAGGCCAACACTTTGTTGCTGAAAACTTCCATGAGCGTGCGCGAAGTTGGGCTGGCTTGCGGGTTTCCCAACGGGTTCTCATCCATGTTCGCAAGGCATTTCGGCATCACGCCGACCGTGTTGAGACGAACACGGGCACCGGCAGGATGA
- a CDS encoding GcvT family protein → MPDFPKKARVVVIGGGVVGASSLYHLAKKGWSDCVLLEKNELTAGSTWHAAGNVPTFSTSWAVMNMQRYSTELYARLGDEVDYPMNYHVTGSLRLAHSKERMQEFQRAASMGRYQGMDIEILTPEETRARYPFLETHDLVGALYDPHDGDIDPAQLTQALAKGARDMGARIVRFCPAQGVTQHDNGTWTVHTPKGDIACDYVVNAAGYYAQRVGEWFKPYGGRTVPMMVMSHQYLLSEEIPEIETFTKETGKKLPLLRDVDVSYYLRQEKHGFNLGPYEPNCKAHWATDDDPMPDDFSFQLWNDDLDRIEDIVTDAMERVPALGTAGVSRVINGPIPYAPDGLPLIGPMPGVKNAFEACVFTFGIAQGGGAGKVLAEWIVDGATEWDMWACDPRRYTDYTDHDYCVQKGMEVYGNEYAMHFPRHEWPAARDRKLSPLHPHLQDAGAVFGAYNGWERANWFAKPGDDTSLEATHTWGRSGPWEARIREECEAVRDHCGMLPITGFTRLKVEGPGARDFVDGLTASRLPNEGRVSLAYFPDARGRCLTEMSVMVHGPDEVGLITAAVAQWHDAEILSRQAPDGITVTDHTKDVECLLVTGPKARDILSKLVEGHDLNLPWLSASFEGCVAGQDAALLRVSFAGELGWEIHASPEAMPAIWVALLAEGVKPFGMYALDALRIEKGYKAWKGDLSTDYSLLELGLDRFLNLDKPQDFPGKVALKAEAKVGSKKRFVTLIVDAGNADAPYMSCIWHDGQIVGETTSGGWGYRVNASIALGMVRTDLAEPGTELEVEIYGERCHAVVQPDQPLWDPNNKRLRA, encoded by the coding sequence ATGCCCGATTTCCCGAAGAAAGCCCGCGTTGTCGTCATCGGCGGCGGTGTCGTCGGTGCCTCGTCGCTTTATCACCTTGCCAAGAAAGGTTGGAGCGACTGCGTTCTGCTGGAAAAGAACGAGTTGACTGCCGGGTCCACATGGCACGCGGCAGGGAATGTTCCAACCTTCTCGACCTCGTGGGCGGTGATGAACATGCAGCGCTATTCGACCGAGCTCTATGCGCGACTGGGGGACGAGGTTGACTATCCGATGAACTATCACGTCACCGGATCGCTGCGGCTGGCCCATTCGAAAGAGCGGATGCAGGAGTTTCAGCGCGCTGCCAGCATGGGTCGTTATCAGGGCATGGATATCGAGATCCTGACACCCGAGGAAACCAGGGCACGCTATCCCTTCCTGGAAACCCATGACCTTGTCGGCGCGCTTTACGACCCGCATGACGGGGACATTGACCCGGCGCAGCTGACGCAAGCCTTGGCCAAAGGTGCGCGGGACATGGGGGCCAGGATCGTGCGGTTTTGCCCGGCACAAGGTGTCACCCAGCATGACAATGGCACATGGACTGTGCACACCCCCAAGGGCGACATCGCCTGTGACTATGTGGTGAATGCCGCCGGGTATTATGCCCAGCGCGTGGGCGAATGGTTCAAGCCCTATGGCGGGCGCACGGTGCCGATGATGGTGATGAGCCACCAATACCTACTGTCCGAAGAAATCCCCGAGATCGAAACCTTTACCAAGGAAACCGGCAAGAAGCTGCCCCTGCTGCGGGACGTGGATGTCTCGTATTACCTGCGGCAGGAAAAGCACGGCTTCAACCTTGGACCCTATGAGCCAAACTGCAAGGCGCATTGGGCAACTGACGACGACCCGATGCCCGACGACTTCAGCTTTCAGCTTTGGAACGACGATCTGGACCGGATCGAGGATATCGTCACGGATGCAATGGAGCGTGTCCCTGCGCTGGGCACAGCGGGCGTGTCGCGCGTGATCAACGGCCCGATACCCTATGCGCCTGACGGACTTCCCCTGATCGGTCCCATGCCCGGCGTGAAAAACGCGTTCGAGGCGTGCGTGTTCACCTTCGGCATCGCCCAAGGCGGCGGGGCGGGCAAGGTGCTGGCCGAATGGATCGTGGACGGGGCGACCGAATGGGATATGTGGGCCTGCGATCCACGCCGCTATACCGACTACACCGATCATGATTACTGCGTGCAGAAGGGGATGGAGGTCTATGGCAACGAATACGCCATGCATTTCCCCCGCCACGAATGGCCCGCCGCGCGTGACAGGAAATTGTCGCCCCTGCATCCTCACCTGCAAGACGCAGGTGCGGTCTTTGGGGCCTACAACGGCTGGGAGCGTGCGAATTGGTTTGCCAAACCCGGCGACGACACTTCGCTTGAGGCCACGCACACATGGGGCCGATCCGGCCCGTGGGAGGCACGCATCCGCGAAGAATGCGAGGCGGTGCGCGATCATTGCGGGATGTTGCCGATTACCGGCTTCACGCGGTTGAAGGTCGAAGGGCCGGGCGCGCGTGATTTCGTGGACGGTCTGACCGCATCCCGCCTTCCGAATGAAGGGCGTGTGAGCCTTGCCTATTTCCCTGATGCGCGTGGAAGGTGCCTGACGGAAATGTCGGTCATGGTGCACGGCCCGGACGAGGTCGGGCTGATCACCGCAGCAGTTGCCCAGTGGCACGATGCCGAGATCCTGTCGCGGCAGGCGCCGGATGGCATCACCGTGACAGATCACACCAAGGACGTGGAATGCCTGTTGGTCACGGGACCGAAAGCGCGCGACATCCTAAGCAAGCTGGTCGAGGGCCATGACCTGAATTTGCCGTGGTTGTCCGCCAGCTTCGAAGGCTGCGTTGCTGGACAGGACGCCGCGCTTTTGCGGGTGTCTTTTGCAGGGGAACTTGGCTGGGAAATCCATGCCTCCCCAGAGGCCATGCCCGCAATCTGGGTCGCGCTTTTGGCCGAGGGTGTCAAACCCTTCGGGATGTATGCCCTGGACGCGCTGAGAATCGAAAAGGGATACAAGGCCTGGAAGGGTGATCTGTCGACGGACTACTCGTTGTTGGAGCTTGGTCTTGATCGGTTCCTGAACTTGGACAAGCCGCAGGATTTCCCCGGCAAAGTCGCTTTGAAGGCCGAAGCGAAGGTCGGATCAAAAAAGCGGTTCGTCACCCTGATCGTCGACGCGGGCAATGCGGACGCGCCTTATATGTCCTGCATCTGGCATGACGGTCAGATTGTCGGCGAAACCACGTCCGGCGGCTGGGGCTATCGCGTCAACGCGTCGATTGCGCTGGGCATGGTGCGGACCGATCTGGCTGAGCCGGGCACCGAGCTTGAGGTCGAGATCTATGGCGAGCGGTGCCATGCCGTTGTGCAGCCGGATCAACCGCTTTGGGACCCGAACAATAAGCGTTTGCGCGCGTGA
- a CDS encoding GFA family protein, with translation MLKGSCLCGAIRFETMSPPKGVSMCHCSQCRKQSGGVWSSAYVPERDLHIEGEVNWFTSSETAKRGSCPTCGSFLFWKANDENTISFSLGAADGPTGLTLEKHIFVADKGDYYDITDGVPQSA, from the coding sequence ATGCTGAAGGGAAGTTGCCTGTGTGGCGCGATCCGGTTTGAGACCATGTCTCCGCCGAAGGGCGTGTCGATGTGTCATTGCAGCCAGTGTCGCAAACAATCCGGTGGCGTATGGTCATCCGCCTATGTGCCCGAACGCGATCTGCACATCGAAGGCGAGGTCAACTGGTTTACGTCAAGCGAAACTGCCAAACGGGGCAGTTGCCCGACCTGCGGATCGTTCCTGTTCTGGAAAGCCAATGATGAGAACACGATCAGTTTTTCGCTGGGCGCCGCGGACGGCCCGACGGGTCTGACGCTCGAAAAGCACATCTTTGTTGCCGACAAGGGTGACTATTACGACATCACCGACGGCGTGCCGCAAAGCGCATAG
- a CDS encoding helix-turn-helix domain-containing protein, protein MLHSDPVTTRSLGADIRALRKSRGLTLSDLAGALDRSVGWLSQVERDMSDPSISDLRAVAQSLGVPMSLLFAHASAPVDEQGYVVRAGARRPMGSRDEGLIEELLSPDLTDDFEVVHSTFTPRSKMQTPALRPTQELGYMVSGKLDLTIGGRRFTVAQGDSFRIRNELHEWANPYDEPAIAIWVIAPPVY, encoded by the coding sequence ATGTTGCACAGTGACCCCGTTACAACCCGAAGCCTTGGCGCGGATATCCGCGCGTTGCGCAAGTCGCGTGGGCTGACGCTGAGTGATCTGGCCGGTGCGCTGGATCGGTCCGTTGGCTGGCTGAGCCAGGTAGAGCGGGACATGTCCGATCCGTCGATTTCCGACCTGCGCGCGGTGGCGCAGTCGCTGGGCGTGCCGATGTCACTTCTGTTTGCCCATGCCTCGGCCCCGGTGGATGAGCAGGGATACGTCGTGCGCGCCGGTGCGCGCCGTCCGATGGGGTCGCGTGACGAAGGGTTGATCGAGGAACTGTTGTCCCCCGACCTGACCGATGATTTCGAGGTGGTGCATTCCACCTTCACACCCCGCTCGAAAATGCAGACCCCGGCGCTGAGGCCCACGCAGGAACTGGGTTACATGGTGTCCGGCAAACTTGATCTGACCATCGGGGGCCGTCGTTTCACCGTGGCGCAGGGCGACAGCTTTCGCATCCGGAACGAACTGCATGAATGGGCCAACCCCTATGACGAACCGGCCATCGCAATCTGGGTGATTGCCCCGCCGGTGTATTAA
- a CDS encoding GAF domain-containing protein, which translates to MAHVNYSELAQVIASLTEGERDEVALMATLACEVHHSDDRFDWTGFYRVTEPELLKIGPYQGGHGCLQIPFSRGVCGAAARTGDVQLVPDVDAFPGHIACASSTRSELVLPVWNRAGDLIAVFDVDSDKPDAFTQDDADHLSAILKSTFAT; encoded by the coding sequence ATGGCGCATGTCAACTATTCCGAGCTTGCCCAGGTGATCGCATCGCTGACCGAAGGCGAGCGTGACGAGGTCGCCCTGATGGCCACACTGGCCTGTGAAGTGCATCATTCTGATGATCGTTTTGATTGGACAGGTTTTTACCGCGTGACGGAGCCTGAGCTTCTGAAAATAGGCCCGTATCAGGGCGGGCATGGCTGCTTGCAAATCCCGTTCTCGCGCGGGGTGTGCGGGGCTGCGGCGCGCACGGGTGACGTGCAGTTGGTGCCGGATGTCGATGCTTTCCCCGGCCACATCGCGTGTGCATCATCGACGCGGTCCGAGCTTGTCCTGCCGGTCTGGAACCGCGCGGGCGATCTGATTGCGGTATTTGACGTTGACAGCGACAAGCCCGACGCATTCACCCAAGACGATGCCGATCACCTGTCGGCCATCCTGAAATCCACATTCGCAACCTGA
- a CDS encoding thiolase family protein, with protein MKNVVIAGAARTPMAGFQGAFTGVAAAELGGAAIKAALDDAGASATRIQEVLMGCVLPAGQGQAPARQAGFAAGLGKEVPATTLNKMCGSGMKATMIAFDQVALGGTDIMVAGGMESMTEAPYLLPKMRSGARIGHGAVIDHMFLDGLEDAYDKGRLMGTFAEDCAEAFQFTREAQDEYALKSLSNALDAQKSGAFEGEITPVTIKTRKGDVVVAEDEQPGKALPEKIPTLKPAFRKDGTVTPANSSSISDGAAALVVASEDAAKANGLKIRARILGHTSHAQEPNLFPTAPVPAAQKLLDRLGWTTDDVDLWEVNEAFAVVPMAFMHEFGLPRDKVNVNGGACALGHPIGASGARIIVTLLNALEKRGLKRGVAAICIGGGEGTAIAIERV; from the coding sequence ATGAAGAATGTCGTAATCGCAGGTGCCGCGCGCACGCCGATGGCCGGGTTTCAGGGCGCTTTCACAGGTGTTGCAGCCGCAGAGCTGGGGGGCGCTGCCATCAAGGCCGCGTTGGATGATGCCGGTGCCTCGGCCACTCGGATTCAGGAAGTATTGATGGGCTGCGTTCTGCCAGCAGGTCAGGGTCAGGCACCGGCACGTCAGGCAGGTTTTGCTGCCGGACTGGGCAAAGAAGTGCCGGCGACCACGCTGAACAAGATGTGTGGATCGGGCATGAAAGCAACGATGATCGCCTTTGATCAGGTCGCACTGGGTGGCACCGACATCATGGTGGCGGGCGGTATGGAAAGCATGACCGAAGCGCCCTATCTGTTGCCGAAAATGCGCAGCGGTGCACGCATTGGCCATGGTGCCGTCATCGACCATATGTTTCTGGACGGGCTTGAGGATGCCTATGACAAGGGGCGCCTGATGGGCACCTTTGCCGAAGACTGCGCCGAAGCCTTCCAGTTCACCCGCGAGGCGCAGGATGAATACGCGTTGAAATCGCTATCCAATGCGCTCGACGCCCAGAAATCCGGGGCGTTCGAAGGCGAAATTACTCCCGTGACGATCAAAACCCGCAAGGGCGACGTTGTGGTGGCCGAAGATGAGCAGCCCGGCAAAGCGCTGCCCGAAAAGATCCCGACACTGAAACCGGCCTTCCGCAAGGATGGGACGGTGACGCCTGCTAACAGTTCCTCCATTTCGGATGGCGCAGCGGCATTGGTTGTCGCGTCTGAAGATGCCGCCAAGGCCAACGGCCTGAAGATCCGCGCGCGTATTCTGGGCCATACCAGCCACGCGCAGGAACCCAACCTGTTCCCGACCGCTCCTGTCCCCGCCGCGCAAAAGCTGCTGGACCGGCTGGGATGGACAACGGACGATGTGGATCTGTGGGAGGTGAACGAGGCCTTCGCCGTGGTGCCGATGGCATTCATGCATGAGTTCGGTCTGCCGCGCGACAAGGTAAACGTGAATGGCGGGGCCTGCGCGCTGGGCCACCCGATTGGTGCTTCTGGCGCGCGGATTATTGTCACACTGCTGAACGCGCTGGAAAAGCGCGGATTGAAACGCGGTGTGGCGGCGATCTGTATCGGTGGGGGTGAAGGCACCGCCATCGCGATCGAACGCGTCTGA
- a CDS encoding STAS domain-containing protein, which yields MELAHIDTAGTRVITVGEHRIDAAIAISFKDRMRELTDGGPARIVVDMAQVDFIDSSGLGAIVAAMKQVGPSKSFELASLSGTVQKVFKLTRMDTVFTIHANIDTALAGPVADVG from the coding sequence TTGGAACTTGCTCATATTGACACCGCCGGGACGCGGGTGATCACTGTTGGCGAACATAGGATCGACGCCGCCATTGCCATCAGCTTCAAGGATCGCATGCGCGAACTGACCGATGGCGGCCCGGCCCGCATCGTCGTGGACATGGCGCAGGTCGATTTCATCGATTCCAGTGGGCTTGGCGCAATCGTCGCAGCAATGAAGCAGGTCGGTCCGTCCAAATCGTTTGAATTGGCCAGCCTGTCCGGTACGGTGCAGAAGGTGTTCAAACTGACCCGCATGGATACCGTGTTCACGATCCACGCCAATATTGATACCGCTTTGGCCGGCCCGGTCGCAGATGTCGGCTGA
- a CDS encoding ATP-binding protein encodes MRLVFPARPMAVRRALQASMTGLSRLNLTADERGVIEIVLAEVLNNVVEHAYDHHKDGVIELQVRRMQDSLSFTVLDDGVPLPKGNLPEHTRNKLDGPVEELPEGGFGWSLIQDLTRDLHYVRSDVRNRLDFTIVLADTRIS; translated from the coding sequence ATGAGACTTGTTTTTCCGGCCCGTCCGATGGCCGTGCGTCGGGCGCTTCAGGCGTCGATGACCGGTCTTTCCCGCCTCAACCTGACGGCAGACGAACGCGGCGTTATCGAGATTGTATTGGCCGAAGTTTTGAACAACGTGGTGGAACACGCTTATGACCATCACAAGGACGGCGTCATCGAATTACAGGTAAGGCGAATGCAGGACAGTCTGAGCTTCACGGTTCTTGACGACGGTGTTCCCCTGCCAAAAGGCAACCTGCCGGAGCACACCAGAAACAAGCTGGATGGCCCGGTCGAAGAGCTTCCGGAAGGTGGCTTTGGCTGGTCACTGATCCAGGATCTGACACGGGATCTGCACTATGTTCGCAGCGATGTCAGGAACAGGCTGGATTTTACCATTGTCCTTGCCGACACGCGGATAAGCTGA